ATAGTCTCTTTGAGAGGGGATACTCAAAGAACAAGTGGTCCTACTTTCAAGGAAGCTCCTAAAGAAGACACACAAAACATCGCCATGATAGCCCTATTTAAATGGCCAATTTTTAGTGGAAAGTCACCATGATAGCCCTATTTAAATGGCCAATTTTTAGTGGAAAGTCAGATTACTatagtaattaataattaaatgaaatcAGGAAATCTTTCACTATAGACGATTACATTGATACTATCTTCACCTTCACTCCACATTCATATATCAAAATctgaagatgaaaaaaaaaaaggtaagaaaagtAATCAAGTCTATACCTTCAAGTTGACTTACATCTCACCTAACTAGTAACTTCTATATATAATTGCAATATCATCTTGAATTTTCATTAAAGTTGAACtcaaggttttcttttctttctttctttttttttgttgaaaagtaATACTATTCAGATTCagcatacataacaaatatatacatcattttataaataataatttcaaagcCTAGTAGCTTGATTTACATATGAATGAGCCTTCaaattttgagaaagagagaagaaagtgGCAGAGACATGAAAAGATGTAACTAATGTCTCTTTAGACTTGACACTTGGTACCAGGTATAGACTAGGAATTTTATTAGACACCATAACTTAACTGTCATGGCCTCTTTGAGAAATGATACTTATTAGAatatgattaaatgattaaattgacatttttctaatagcttaagcttttggagaattggtaatttaacatggtaatATATCACAATACAATCTCAATATCATTATGAATCTTTAACCAAGTTGAATTCTTGCTTTTCCTTTTCCAATCAAAAAGTGACAATGTTCACATTCAACatagataaaaaaatgttaaacatTAAGAAATGATTCACCAAAGAATCAAAAAATGGacgcaaaaaacaaaaacaaaatttgaaaatataaagatatgGTACAGGACCCAACCATAAAAATCAAGAGAGAAATAGGACCTTAGTGTTAGCCGTAGAGGTCTTGATATGGTCAAGAGCACAGGTTATTGATAGGTTTCAAAACATTGGAGGCAACAACCTTGAACCTTATTGAGCAAACCAATCagattaataaaaaacaaatattataaaaacaGAACACAAAATTGCAAAGTTGAAAGAGAACTCGGGCTTACCAATTACTTCAACAGCAACAATGCTAACCAGCtgcattaaaataaatatatcgAACAcctattttataaataataattacaaagCCTAGCATATTGATTTCCCTTTGAATGAGCTATTGAATTTAGAGAAAAAGAGGGAAGAAAGTGACAAAGGCACTGAAAGATGTAACTAAAGAGGGAGGTGTACCTTGGAAAAGAATGGTGTCTTGTGTGTATGGGGACCATAAAACTTCTTGTAAAACTCCAGCAAAGCCACCCACAAATTGTTTTGACTAGTTATTTTTTTCCACCATGTCTTTGGACATTCTTCTTCAGCCTTTTAAGCATGATATGTTGCTCTAACATGACCATCCTCACAATGCACTGTGGTTTTCCAAATTTAAACATAAGATATCCCATCAACATTCCAAATATCACTCCACATCCATAACCCATCGATACAGCTTGCCAACCAAACCCATTTTTAGGCTCTAAATTGTCTTCTTGTTGTAAGGTCAATGGTGGTGGTTTCTTTGCCTCAAGGTTGTTACATGTTCTTGACAATGGAAATCCACATAAATCCAGGTTTTCAATATATGAATCATTATCAAATGTATCAAATTGCTTTCCTGAAGGTATGTGTCCTGTAAGTTGGTTATGTGACAGATTTAAAACTGCAAGCCATGGTATATCTGTCAATTGCCTAGGAATCTCCCCAATAAGCTTGTTGAAAGAGAGGTCTAACCATTCAAGATTGGTCAAATTTCCAAATGATGGTGGAATATAACTTGTAAGGTTATTGTGAGAAAAGTTGAGCCCCTTGAGTGATTTTAGCCTCCCAATTATCTTTGGTATCTCTCCTCTGAAACTATTGTTTGAAAAATCAATGGTCGTGAAGACAGTTTGGATTCTCACTAACTCAATATAAAATCCTTTAATCATCACATTCAAAGAATCCTGATAATACGTTTCTCCCATATATTTCAATGTCACTTTTCTTTCATCCACATTTGTCATGGCtttcaaatatttgaaatattttcttggCAAAGGACCATTAAACTCATTGTTAGAGATGTCTAGGATTCGCAAATTTGGGAAAGGAAATTTGGTCTTAGGATTGCCTATATGACCTTGAAATTTGTTTGATCTTATGACAAGAACCCGCAAATTTATAAGACCTTCCAACCAATAAGGGAAGGTTCCATTTATCTTATTACTTCCAATATTTAGAACTTCCAAGTTCCTACAGTTTGCCAAAGATTGTGGCAATGGCCCTTCCAGTTGATTGCCATTAAGGTTAATATTCCTAAAATTATTTCTCTTGGAAAATGCTGTAGGGATGGTACCATGAAGGCTATTCATTCGCAAATCCAACACTGAGAGGGATTTAGAGTGTGCCAAACACTTAGGTATTATGCCACTTAAGTTGTTATGAGACAAGTCTAGAACATCAAGGTAACTTGCATTGCAAATTAAAGAAGGGATTTCTCCGGTTAATTTGTTATTGGagacaaaaaaatattgcaGACTAAGAAAACTTAGAGTGGGAAATGATCCTTGAAGCAAGTTGGCACGAAGATCAAGAAATTGTAATGAATCCCTCCCCACATCTCCTAACCATCTTGGAAATTGACCATTAATTATGTTCTTGGAAAGGTCTAAGTATCGTAAATTTGTTgctgtttttaaaaaaattggaaattcaCTAATGTTGGTAGAAGACAAGTTCAACCATTGAAGTTTGGGCAGGGTATAGGTGACATTATTGTTGATGCTAACTAAGTTATTTGAAAAATCAAGAGTGTAgagatttttgagttttgaaatcATTTCTAACTCCAACATAACACTCCAATTATTTGATGAGAGATATAGATATGCAAGGTTAACAAATCTAGATATTGACCTAGGTATAGAGCCTTGTAGCTTATTGTGACCCAAATTAAGATACTCCAATGAATTGGACTTGAAATCACTAATCTCACAAATGAATTGATTACCACCAAGATTTAACCACACCAAAGATGGCAAATTGAACAACCAAGATGGCAGTGTCCCATTTAGGAAATTTGAACTTAAAGAGAGTACATTTAGATTCAAAAGCCCACTTACGTGATTAGGAAGGGGACCAACAAGTTGATTGTTGTCAAGGATTAAAGTTGAGAGATTGGGCAAATTCAATAGTGACCTAGGTATAGAGCCATGTAGCTTATTATAACCCAAATCAAGATACTGCAATGAATTGGATTTGAATTCACCAATTTCACCAATGAATTGATTACCACCAAGATTTAACCTCACCAAAGATGGAAAATTGAACAACCAAGATGGCAGTGTCCCATTTAGGAAATTTGAACTTAAAGAGAGTACATTTAGATTCAAAAGCCCACTTACGTGATTAGGAAGGGGACCAACAAGTTGATTGTTGTCAAGGATTAAAGTTGAGAGATTGGGCAAATTCAATAGTGACAACGGCAGCAAACCTGTTGAAATAATCCCCAATAATTCAAACAAATTGTTAGTTCATGCGTATGccaaaattaactaaaatttaaaagtgaCAATTGAATCTTACCTCTGAGACTATTAGCTGTCAGAGCCAAATAAGTAATTTGTGTGAGGTTATTGAGTAAC
This genomic stretch from Castanea sativa cultivar Marrone di Chiusa Pesio chromosome 9, ASM4071231v1 harbors:
- the LOC142611253 gene encoding receptor-like protein 7, which encodes MGCLSWKYQVLCLLFFLFHSTPSSFSSSLSSISPCSALLHFNHSLTLDKDASPLLDTFPYYSDYRYYIQMCDNSYPKTASWKEDTDCCSWDGVVCDKTTRHVIGLDLSCSWLNGPIHSNSTLFFLPHLRTLNLAGNCFSDSLISSEFGNFKALTHLNLSFSCFSGKIPYEISHLSSLISLDLSLNNELFIETPVWKRVIHNLTQLRELLLDGKNMSSIRPNSLMNLSSSFTTLSLHRCYLQGKLENNILCLPSIQTLDLGKNENLDLGSLPKCNWSSSSLKVLDLSSISFSRELLDSISNLKYLKVLALDNCNFTGSIPSLLNNLTQITYLALTANSLRGLLPLSLLNLPNLSTLILDNNQLVGPLPNHVSGLLNLNVLSLSSNFLNGTLPSWLFNFPSLVRLNLGGNQFIGEIGEFKSNSLQYLDLGYNKLHGSIPRSLLNLPNLSTLILDNNQLVGPLPNHVSGLLNLNVLSLSSNFLNGTLPSWLFNLPSLVWLNLGGNQFICEISDFKSNSLEYLNLGHNKLQGSIPRSISRFVNLAYLYLSSNNWSVMLELEMISKLKNLYTLDFSNNLVSINNNVTYTLPKLQWLNLSSTNISEFPIFLKTATNLRYLDLSKNIINGQFPRWLGDVGRDSLQFLDLRANLLQGSFPTLSFLSLQYFFVSNNKLTGEIPSLICNASYLDVLDLSHNNLSGIIPKCLAHSKSLSVLDLRMNSLHGTIPTAFSKRNNFRNINLNGNQLEGPLPQSLANCRNLEVLNIGSNKINGTFPYWLEGLINLRVLVIRSNKFQGHIGNPKTKFPFPNLRILDISNNEFNGPLPRKYFKYLKAMTNVDERKVTLKYMGETYYQDSLNVMIKGFYIELVRIQTVFTTIDFSNNSFRGEIPKIIGRLKSLKGLNFSHNNLTSYIPPSFGNLTNLEWLDLSFNKLIGEIPRQLTDIPWLAVLNLSHNQLTGHIPSGKQFDTFDNDSYIENLDLCGFPLSRTCNNLEAKKPPPLTLQQEDNLEPKNGFGWQAVSMGYGCGVIFGMLMGYLMFKFGKPQCIVRMVMLEQHIMLKRLKKNVQRHGGKK